From Chryseobacterium tructae, one genomic window encodes:
- a CDS encoding SusC/RagA family TonB-linked outer membrane protein, with protein sequence MRKAVIPVLFVFSLSAVAQEKKAADTTKATDIQEVIVTSLGVKRQARSLTYSSQQIGGDELTEVKTPNLLNAVNGKVSNVQINRTNGVGSSVRVIMRGNKSVSNSQPLYVIDGIPIINGTGKSAEIGQYSNMPDPGDVLSSINPDDIESMNFLKGASASALYGSAGGNGAILITTKKGRIGKSSISYSSSLTVENAYSLPKLQNSYLSYDPAISGQAPGDNEFSWGARGASKNYLKDFLKTGTTWVNSLSFQSGNEKSTNYFSIGNTTNKGVVPMSYFDQYNISFRNSSKFLDDKLTLDANFIGSMQESKNRQTPGASFSPLTSLYWLPRGVDFDQYGPNNYSYLNKERLLPAQNWWEIKPDGTFKRNPETQNPYWILNRNPVTVSNKNAYGAVSLSYQINPWLSTRVRGNYSWNISDSQRDIAAYSAPSLVAGGENGRILKNVYENSSTYGDVLLIGNPKISESISLDFTVGGSINTTRNKITEIDNAYLAAPNLFTLNNLKWNVDRKPGDGYHNIYTNMKKQVQSVFASASLGYKNMFYVDMTFRNDWDSTLSLTGRTGFDYESVGANAILSSIFKLPEVINFWKIRGSYATVGLGLPANISNAMVEYSKGYSYGVDAGNIVYPKSSFVTDPRYKELFPRPELNKTFEAGTEFRLLNNRLSFDITYYNSNATNQLLETTISSNLGGIPTGSYYINAGKIKNTGFEASLSYKVLNSEKLGWTTMVNGSANKNTIVELFPSSLSIPQDQLFTLTGGGQYTQLKLGGSFGDLYGIKFKRDGAGHILVNEKGVPLAESNPSYLGNPNPKFIMGFNNSFNIGKLGISFLIDGKFGGQVLSLTEKANDFYGVSQASADVRNAGGVSIPNAVYAPGTPNAGQAYTGLTDPREYYKAVGTTEGYAKGIDEAYIYSATTVRLRQATISYTFDLNSKYMRNATVSLVGSNLFFFYKKAPFDPEQVSGNTPGGVGVDSFGLPVTRSIGLSLKANF encoded by the coding sequence ATGAGAAAAGCAGTTATACCGGTTCTATTTGTTTTTTCCCTTTCTGCAGTTGCACAGGAAAAAAAAGCGGCCGACACTACGAAGGCAACCGATATTCAGGAGGTCATAGTCACCTCTTTGGGGGTTAAAAGACAGGCTCGCTCTCTTACCTATTCCAGTCAGCAGATTGGAGGGGATGAGCTGACAGAAGTGAAAACGCCCAACCTTTTAAACGCCGTCAATGGAAAAGTTTCCAATGTACAGATCAACAGAACCAATGGTGTAGGTAGCTCGGTAAGGGTGATTATGAGAGGTAATAAATCGGTATCCAATAGCCAGCCTTTGTATGTAATTGATGGAATTCCTATTATCAACGGGACTGGGAAATCAGCAGAGATAGGACAGTATTCAAATATGCCGGATCCAGGGGATGTACTGAGCTCCATTAATCCAGATGATATTGAAAGTATGAACTTCCTGAAGGGGGCTTCTGCTTCTGCATTATATGGTTCTGCCGGAGGAAACGGGGCGATTTTGATTACCACTAAAAAAGGACGTATCGGTAAAAGTTCAATCTCTTATAGCAGCAGTCTCACAGTAGAAAATGCATATAGTCTGCCAAAACTACAAAATAGTTATTTATCTTATGATCCGGCAATATCCGGTCAGGCTCCGGGGGATAATGAATTTAGTTGGGGAGCAAGAGGTGCTTCTAAGAATTATCTTAAAGATTTTCTGAAAACGGGTACCACTTGGGTGAATAGCCTTTCTTTCCAGTCTGGAAATGAGAAATCAACAAACTATTTTTCCATTGGAAATACAACGAATAAAGGGGTCGTTCCAATGTCTTATTTTGATCAGTACAATATTTCTTTCAGAAACTCCAGTAAGTTCTTGGATGATAAATTGACATTGGATGCCAATTTTATCGGTTCAATGCAGGAAAGTAAAAACAGGCAAACACCGGGAGCTTCCTTCTCACCTTTGACTTCTTTATACTGGTTACCGAGAGGAGTAGATTTTGATCAATACGGCCCGAATAATTATTCCTATCTCAATAAAGAAAGATTACTGCCTGCACAAAATTGGTGGGAGATAAAGCCTGATGGAACTTTCAAAAGAAATCCGGAAACTCAGAACCCTTATTGGATTTTAAACAGAAATCCGGTTACAGTGAGCAATAAAAATGCATATGGTGCCGTATCATTGTCCTATCAAATTAATCCTTGGTTATCAACAAGAGTAAGAGGAAACTACAGTTGGAATATTTCCGATAGCCAACGTGATATTGCTGCTTATTCAGCGCCTAGTCTTGTAGCAGGAGGTGAAAATGGAAGAATTTTAAAGAATGTCTATGAAAATTCCTCTACCTATGGAGATGTTTTATTAATTGGTAACCCTAAAATAAGTGAGTCTATTTCATTAGACTTTACAGTAGGAGGAAGTATCAATACGACAAGAAACAAAATTACAGAAATAGATAACGCTTATCTGGCAGCTCCTAACCTGTTTACATTAAATAATTTAAAATGGAATGTAGATAGAAAACCTGGAGACGGATATCACAATATCTATACAAATATGAAAAAGCAGGTACAGTCTGTATTTGCAAGTGCTTCATTAGGGTATAAAAATATGTTTTATGTAGATATGACCTTTAGAAATGACTGGGACTCTACATTATCTCTTACTGGAAGAACCGGATTTGATTACGAATCTGTAGGAGCAAATGCTATCTTATCTTCTATTTTTAAGCTTCCGGAAGTGATTAATTTTTGGAAAATCAGAGGATCTTATGCCACTGTTGGTTTAGGTTTACCTGCTAATATTTCTAATGCAATGGTTGAGTATAGTAAAGGATATTCTTACGGAGTAGATGCAGGAAATATTGTATATCCTAAGAGTTCATTTGTTACGGATCCTAGATATAAAGAACTTTTCCCTAGGCCGGAATTAAACAAAACTTTTGAAGCAGGAACAGAGTTCAGATTATTGAATAATAGATTAAGTTTTGATATTACTTACTATAATTCAAATGCAACGAACCAGTTGTTGGAAACAACAATTTCTTCCAACCTAGGAGGAATTCCTACAGGTTCATACTATATCAATGCAGGTAAAATCAAAAATACCGGTTTTGAAGCTTCATTATCTTATAAAGTATTGAATTCAGAAAAATTAGGTTGGACAACTATGGTGAATGGTTCAGCCAATAAAAATACAATTGTTGAGTTGTTTCCCTCTAGTTTAAGTATTCCACAGGATCAGCTTTTCACTCTTACCGGTGGTGGGCAATATACACAACTTAAGTTAGGCGGATCTTTTGGTGATCTTTATGGAATCAAATTCAAAAGAGATGGTGCGGGACATATTTTGGTTAATGAGAAAGGTGTTCCTCTTGCGGAAAGTAATCCATCTTACTTAGGAAATCCAAACCCTAAGTTTATTATGGGATTCAATAATAGCTTTAATATTGGGAAACTTGGAATTTCTTTCCTTATTGATGGTAAGTTTGGTGGTCAGGTTCTTTCTCTTACTGAGAAAGCAAATGATTTCTATGGAGTAAGCCAGGCTTCTGCTGATGTAAGAAATGCAGGGGGTGTATCTATTCCTAATGCGGTATATGCACCAGGAACTCCTAACGCTGGACAAGCTTATACAGGTTTGACGGATCCAAGAGAATATTATAAAGCAGTAGGAACTACAGAAGGGTATGCAAAAGGAATTGATGAAGCTTATATATACAGTGCTACAACAGTACGTTTACGCCAAGCTACCATTTCATATACATTTGATCTTAATTCAAAATACATGCGAAATGCTACCGTAAGTTTAGTAGGATCCAATCTCTTTTTCTTCTATAAAAAAGCACCGTTTGATCCTGAACAAGTATCTGGAAATACACCAGGAGGAGTAGGAGTAGACTCATTCGGATTACCAGTTACCAGATCTATCGGATTATCATTAAAAGCTAATTTCTAA